The following are encoded in a window of Rubellicoccus peritrichatus genomic DNA:
- a CDS encoding multidrug efflux RND transporter permease subunit, which produces MNISAFFINRPRFAIVVSIVITILGILAYPRLPVAQFPEVAPPTVVVRASYPGATPETIAQTVASPLEQEINGVEGMLYMSSQATTDGALAITITFKLGTDLDNAQVLVQNRVAIAEPRLPEEVQRIGVTVAKSSPDLLLAVQMISPEETYDNLYISNYALTRVLEELRRIEGVGDILLLGAREYSMRVWLNPEKLSSLSLIPDDVVAALREQNVQVAAGIFGQNPTSRGNAFQYSVSALGRLNDVSQFEDIVVKTGNNGQVVRLKDVARVELGAQDYGVISYATELPALTMPIFQRPGSNALETSATIRAVMDELAKDFPDDLEYRINYNPTQFIQQSIDAVRNTLFQAILCVILVIILFLQSWRAAIIPLLAIPISLIGTFAVMAILGFSINNLTLFGLVLAIGIVVDDAIVVVENIQRNIDEGKAPKEAAFLAMREVTGAIIATSLVMIAIFIPTSFIPGISGQFYSQFALTIAGSVIISTFVSLSLSPALGAILLRSSNAQADWFSKIYMFLFGWFFRGFNWVFDRVIRGYTGIVRRVVRLGFAAMIVYLGLLAATWFGFFKTPVGFIPEQDQGYAIVVAQLPDGASLERTDELVREIVDIIKDINGIEGAVAFAGFNGATFANSPNSAAIFTPYDSFDKRIKAGRDSNTIMAEIRQKLSGIQEAMVFVIPPPAVRGIGNGGGFKMQLLDKVGYGPQVLEQTAWQIAIAANQEPSVSQAFTIYRSSVPQFHAEVNRTKAKMLDVPLDRVFSTMQIYLGSLFVNDLNLLGRTYRVTAQADIPYRDDPEDLYRLKTRSNSGDIVPLASLVELERSVGPDRYVRYNLYGSAAVQGATTSGFSTGESIATMERLAEEILPAGLDYVWTELAYQQQNAGGGSWVFPLAVLFVFLVLVAQYENWSLPLAIMLIVPLSLTGAIGFILVRGFDNNILTQIGFVVLIGLAAKNAILIVEFAKQKEDEGMDRFDAAIEASKLRLRPILMTSFSFVLGVVPLVIASGAGAEMRQALGTAVFGGMLGVTIFGIFLTPIFYVIIRKFSSDLKQNKGTLT; this is translated from the coding sequence ATGAATATTTCAGCATTTTTCATCAATCGTCCACGATTCGCGATCGTTGTTTCAATTGTCATCACGATCTTAGGTATACTGGCCTACCCAAGACTTCCAGTAGCGCAGTTTCCTGAAGTCGCTCCACCAACTGTGGTAGTGAGAGCTAGCTACCCCGGAGCAACACCCGAAACGATCGCGCAAACCGTCGCATCGCCCCTAGAGCAGGAAATAAATGGTGTCGAAGGAATGCTCTACATGTCTTCACAGGCAACGACCGATGGAGCCTTAGCGATAACGATTACATTCAAACTAGGCACCGACCTGGATAATGCACAGGTTCTAGTACAAAATCGCGTTGCGATCGCTGAACCAAGGCTACCGGAAGAGGTGCAACGAATCGGTGTTACCGTCGCCAAAAGTTCGCCCGACCTGCTATTGGCGGTGCAGATGATTTCGCCAGAAGAAACCTATGATAATCTTTACATCAGCAACTACGCGTTGACCCGAGTCCTGGAAGAACTGCGACGCATTGAAGGGGTTGGCGATATACTTCTTCTGGGAGCGCGTGAATACTCAATGCGCGTGTGGCTGAACCCTGAGAAGCTATCATCCCTATCTTTGATTCCCGATGATGTCGTTGCTGCTCTGCGCGAACAAAACGTTCAGGTAGCTGCCGGCATTTTCGGCCAGAACCCCACTTCCAGGGGGAATGCATTTCAGTACAGCGTGAGCGCCTTAGGGCGACTGAACGATGTGTCTCAGTTCGAAGATATCGTGGTCAAGACAGGCAACAATGGGCAAGTCGTTCGACTAAAGGATGTAGCGCGTGTAGAGCTTGGCGCTCAGGACTATGGAGTCATAAGTTACGCAACCGAGCTTCCGGCGCTGACCATGCCCATCTTTCAGCGTCCAGGCTCCAACGCATTAGAAACGTCCGCCACCATTCGAGCCGTTATGGATGAACTCGCCAAGGATTTTCCAGATGACCTGGAGTATCGCATTAACTACAACCCAACGCAGTTCATTCAGCAGTCAATCGATGCGGTTCGCAATACGCTTTTCCAAGCAATTCTGTGCGTCATTTTAGTTATCATTCTATTCCTGCAGTCGTGGCGCGCGGCGATCATCCCTCTATTAGCGATACCAATCTCGCTGATTGGAACGTTCGCGGTAATGGCAATCCTTGGTTTTTCCATCAATAACCTGACGCTCTTCGGACTGGTTCTCGCCATCGGAATTGTGGTCGATGATGCGATTGTCGTAGTTGAGAACATTCAACGGAATATTGATGAAGGAAAAGCACCCAAAGAAGCGGCGTTTCTTGCGATGAGAGAAGTTACTGGAGCTATTATCGCAACCTCTCTTGTGATGATCGCGATCTTTATTCCCACCAGTTTTATACCTGGGATATCTGGACAGTTCTATTCTCAGTTTGCACTCACGATTGCCGGTTCCGTCATCATATCCACTTTTGTGTCGCTAAGCCTAAGCCCGGCACTCGGTGCAATCCTGCTTCGATCGTCAAATGCCCAAGCAGACTGGTTTTCAAAGATTTACATGTTTCTATTTGGATGGTTTTTCCGCGGCTTCAATTGGGTATTCGATCGAGTTATCCGAGGATACACAGGCATCGTTCGCAGAGTTGTCCGCCTTGGATTCGCCGCAATGATTGTATACTTGGGCCTTTTGGCCGCAACCTGGTTTGGTTTCTTTAAAACTCCAGTCGGCTTTATCCCAGAACAAGATCAAGGATATGCGATTGTCGTCGCACAACTCCCCGATGGAGCCTCACTCGAAAGAACTGATGAGCTAGTGCGCGAAATCGTCGATATCATCAAGGACATCAACGGTATTGAGGGTGCGGTGGCGTTCGCTGGTTTCAATGGTGCAACTTTCGCCAATAGTCCCAATTCCGCTGCGATATTCACACCATATGATTCGTTCGACAAACGAATTAAAGCTGGACGAGACTCCAACACCATCATGGCAGAGATACGGCAGAAGCTATCTGGTATCCAAGAAGCAATGGTGTTTGTTATTCCTCCCCCTGCTGTTCGCGGCATCGGAAATGGCGGCGGTTTCAAGATGCAACTGCTTGATAAAGTTGGGTATGGTCCGCAGGTCCTGGAACAGACTGCCTGGCAAATTGCGATAGCGGCAAACCAAGAGCCATCAGTTTCACAGGCTTTCACAATTTATCGGTCATCCGTACCTCAGTTTCATGCTGAAGTAAATCGCACTAAAGCCAAGATGCTCGATGTTCCCTTGGATCGTGTATTCAGCACAATGCAGATCTATTTAGGTTCACTGTTTGTCAACGATCTGAACCTGCTTGGTCGGACTTATCGGGTAACTGCTCAAGCGGATATACCTTATCGCGATGATCCCGAGGATTTGTATCGCCTCAAAACTCGAAGCAATAGTGGGGACATCGTTCCTCTTGCTTCGCTCGTTGAGTTAGAGCGTAGTGTGGGACCAGACCGTTACGTTCGCTACAACCTATATGGTTCTGCAGCAGTTCAGGGGGCGACAACATCTGGATTTTCTACAGGTGAATCGATAGCTACCATGGAACGACTAGCCGAAGAGATCCTACCGGCAGGCCTGGACTACGTATGGACGGAACTTGCCTACCAACAGCAGAACGCAGGTGGTGGCAGTTGGGTTTTTCCACTTGCCGTATTGTTTGTGTTTTTGGTCCTTGTCGCTCAATACGAGAACTGGTCCCTACCCTTAGCGATTATGTTGATCGTCCCCCTTAGCCTAACGGGAGCAATTGGGTTCATTTTAGTGCGGGGATTCGACAACAATATTTTAACCCAGATCGGTTTCGTCGTCCTGATTGGATTAGCGGCCAAAAACGCCATTCTCATTGTCGAATTTGCGAAACAAAAAGAAGATGAGGGCATGGATCGCTTTGATGCTGCCATCGAAGCCTCCAAGCTGAGGCTTCGCCCCATCCTAATGACATCATTCTCTTTTGTCCTTGGTGTCGTTCCATTAGTCATTGCGAGTGGAGCAGGTGCTGAGATGCGCCAAGCACTCGGAACTGCAGTTTTTGGAGGAATGCTTGGGGTCACTATTTTCGGAATATTTCTAACCCCTATCTTCTATGTCATAATCCGAAAGTTTTCGAGTGACCTGAAACAGAACAAAGGAACGCTCACCTGA
- a CDS encoding TetR/AcrR family transcriptional regulator, whose product MPWEKSFNVEQAIDSAKLQFWKNGYSDSPMSDLLKVTGLTKGSFYNAFGSKRNLFIRTFKKYDRESQAFLHQLIAMDSPKEAIRTFFDGLVETTIYDQDKKGCFTVNMLICIKSYDEEIQNLVRGSVLSVETFLKQMVELGQTRGEIPADLVPEMAAKFLVGAMVSIRVLGRGTYDPKEVRELADQAFSIVQKD is encoded by the coding sequence ATGCCCTGGGAAAAATCATTTAACGTCGAACAAGCAATCGACAGTGCAAAGCTCCAATTTTGGAAAAACGGTTACAGCGATTCGCCTATGTCCGATCTTCTAAAGGTCACCGGATTGACTAAAGGCAGCTTCTACAACGCTTTTGGAAGCAAAAGGAATCTCTTCATCAGAACTTTCAAGAAATACGATCGGGAATCTCAAGCATTTCTGCATCAATTGATTGCGATGGACTCCCCTAAGGAGGCCATAAGAACCTTCTTTGATGGGCTCGTCGAGACGACTATATACGATCAGGACAAGAAGGGATGCTTTACTGTAAACATGCTGATTTGCATAAAATCCTACGACGAAGAGATTCAAAATCTCGTTAGAGGCTCAGTTTTAAGCGTTGAGACATTCTTGAAGCAAATGGTTGAACTTGGTCAGACTCGTGGAGAGATACCAGCAGATTTAGTCCCCGAGATGGCCGCAAAGTTTCTTGTAGGAGCAATGGTAAGTATTCGTGTCCTGGGACGGGGAACATACGATCCCAAGGAAGTTCGGGAACTTGCTGATCAGGCATTCAGTATCGTTCAAAAAGATTAA
- a CDS encoding peroxiredoxin-like family protein: MFRTIGLNNRNSKFKKRKTMKLKNELNAFRAEFSNKVDEETVSIIDRASAELEVDFQSRNPSGVGDKAPDFTLPSANGASVSLSEKLQEGPVIITFYRGDWCPYCNLELRAYQRILPEIKEAGGSLIAISPQTPDSSLTTAEKNNLEFDVLSDVGSKVAQGFGISFKLPEYLQELYNKLGGSLPEYNGTNDWTLPVPATFVVDRESRIVLAHVDTEYQNRLEPNEALVAINAINSVKSV, encoded by the coding sequence ATGTTTAGAACGATTGGTTTAAACAATAGAAACAGTAAATTTAAAAAAAGAAAAACAATGAAATTAAAAAATGAACTCAACGCCTTCAGAGCCGAATTTTCGAATAAGGTTGATGAAGAAACAGTATCTATAATCGATCGAGCTTCAGCGGAGCTGGAAGTAGATTTCCAATCACGGAACCCATCGGGTGTAGGAGACAAAGCCCCTGATTTCACTCTTCCATCAGCAAACGGCGCATCCGTTAGCCTATCGGAAAAGTTACAAGAAGGACCTGTAATTATTACCTTCTACCGGGGAGACTGGTGCCCTTATTGCAATTTGGAGCTACGTGCCTATCAGCGAATCCTTCCTGAAATTAAAGAGGCAGGTGGTTCGTTGATTGCGATATCACCACAAACACCCGATTCTTCGCTCACAACTGCCGAAAAGAATAACCTGGAGTTTGATGTCCTTTCTGACGTCGGTTCAAAGGTCGCACAAGGCTTTGGTATTTCCTTTAAATTGCCGGAGTATCTACAAGAACTTTATAATAAACTCGGCGGCAGCCTTCCGGAGTATAACGGAACCAATGACTGGACCTTGCCAGTTCCTGCCACCTTCGTCGTTGACCGTGAGTCTCGCATCGTTTTGGCCCATGTTGATACGGAATACCAAAACCGTTTGGAACCAAACGAAGCCTTAGTCGCAATTAACGCTATTAATAGCGTAAAATCAGTTTAG
- a CDS encoding carboxymuconolactone decarboxylase family protein, which produces MIDYRIHTVETAPEASKPILETVKKNFGFVPNLMATMSESPVLVESYLTMMRLFEKAKLSPTEREIILMTNNRLNGCTYCMAAHSTVAKMAGVDAGVIEALRSGTSIDDPKLEALRTFAVIIHETHGRPTEQQVDEFLAAGYTKETILEVIVGTSLKVLSNYTTPITVPELDKAFEPMAWSKEGASA; this is translated from the coding sequence ATGATAGACTATAGAATACACACCGTTGAAACAGCACCTGAAGCTTCCAAGCCAATTTTGGAAACGGTCAAAAAGAACTTCGGTTTCGTACCGAACCTTATGGCAACCATGTCTGAGTCGCCCGTGCTGGTGGAAAGCTATCTGACGATGATGCGCTTGTTTGAAAAAGCCAAACTTAGCCCAACGGAACGCGAGATTATATTGATGACCAATAATCGTTTGAATGGCTGCACCTATTGCATGGCTGCTCATTCTACGGTGGCTAAAATGGCCGGAGTCGATGCTGGCGTGATTGAAGCCTTACGCAGTGGCACGTCCATTGATGACCCCAAGCTCGAAGCCTTGCGCACATTCGCGGTTATCATTCATGAAACCCACGGAAGACCCACTGAACAACAAGTAGACGAGTTTCTTGCAGCGGGCTACACCAAGGAAACGATTCTGGAAGTGATTGTTGGGACAAGCCTGAAAGTGCTTTCCAACTATACCACTCCGATCACCGTGCCCGAACTCGACAAAGCTTTTGAGCCTATGGCATGGAGCAAGGAAGGCGCTTCCGCTTAA
- a CDS encoding SDR family oxidoreductase — MKIANSTILVTGANRGIGLALVEKALEKGAAKVYATYRSESNRSTLEALGERVVPIHLDLSNQATIADLSQSVPSLDILINNAGIFTAADVLENTGEQLRNDVETNFFGTLSVTKAVLPALKKAGSGAIANISSIAGLAAMPSFGGYSASKAALHSLTQSIRGKLKANGISVHGAYPGPVATRMTEGMQMDTTPAPVVADNILTNIENGVEEIFPDGMSQQVGPLFFTSPKQLEQNFAAF; from the coding sequence ATGAAAATTGCAAACAGCACAATTCTTGTTACAGGCGCTAATCGCGGCATCGGCCTAGCATTGGTCGAGAAAGCACTGGAAAAAGGAGCCGCAAAGGTCTATGCCACCTATCGCTCTGAAAGTAATCGTTCAACGCTTGAAGCACTTGGTGAACGGGTTGTTCCCATTCATCTTGATCTCAGCAACCAAGCGACGATTGCAGATCTTTCTCAGTCAGTGCCCTCGCTGGATATTCTCATCAATAACGCGGGGATTTTTACAGCCGCCGATGTGCTGGAGAATACTGGAGAACAACTACGTAACGACGTAGAGACCAACTTCTTCGGAACACTCTCGGTCACCAAAGCTGTGCTGCCTGCGCTCAAGAAGGCTGGTTCCGGCGCGATAGCGAATATTTCGAGTATCGCTGGTCTTGCCGCAATGCCAAGCTTTGGCGGGTATTCCGCTTCAAAAGCTGCGCTGCACTCATTGACGCAGTCTATTCGCGGGAAGTTGAAAGCTAACGGTATCTCTGTGCATGGAGCTTACCCCGGTCCGGTGGCAACGCGCATGACTGAAGGTATGCAAATGGATACAACGCCCGCTCCGGTCGTTGCTGATAATATTCTCACTAACATCGAAAACGGTGTTGAGGAAATTTTCCCAGATGGGATGTCACAGCAAGTTGGGCCGCTCTTCTTCACCTCGCCTAAACAGTTGGAACAGAACTTTGCTGCATTTTAA
- the lexA gene encoding transcriptional repressor LexA — MKGLTTRQHEILGFVQLHFRQQSYWPSIREIQSHFGFKSTNAVMGHLRALERKGYISRVSGQARAFRVTYDPNDEKPEDATEVIDIPVYGSIAAGYPDGVETGGEIGRLQIDVGTAGVRRSRRAFALKVRGESMIDAGIFDGDIVIVEPGLPKSEDIVAALIDNETTLKRFIQEGSRPPFLKAENVAYPTLHPVSELVIQGIVKAVVRSL; from the coding sequence ATGAAAGGACTAACCACACGACAACACGAGATTCTAGGATTTGTTCAATTACATTTCCGGCAACAAAGCTATTGGCCCAGTATTCGGGAGATTCAAAGTCACTTTGGTTTCAAAAGCACAAATGCAGTCATGGGCCATTTGCGCGCTTTGGAACGCAAAGGTTATATCAGTCGTGTATCAGGTCAGGCCAGGGCATTCCGAGTCACCTATGACCCGAATGATGAGAAACCGGAGGATGCCACTGAAGTGATCGATATCCCAGTCTATGGCAGCATTGCCGCTGGTTATCCGGATGGCGTTGAAACCGGTGGTGAGATCGGTCGCTTGCAAATTGATGTTGGAACTGCAGGTGTGCGCCGTTCACGCCGCGCATTTGCCCTCAAAGTTCGCGGTGAAAGCATGATCGATGCAGGGATTTTTGATGGCGATATTGTCATTGTTGAGCCTGGCCTACCGAAGTCGGAGGATATCGTGGCTGCTTTGATTGACAATGAGACTACTTTGAAACGCTTTATCCAAGAGGGATCACGTCCGCCGTTCCTTAAGGCTGAAAATGTTGCTTACCCGACATTACATCCCGTTTCAGAGCTCGTCATCCAGGGAATTGTCAAAGCAGTGGTTCGCAGCCTTTAG
- a CDS encoding OmpP1/FadL family transporter, with product MSTSNNLTELRPYLFSKTLNYCCSFILLAASLGHGAGFFIQEQSVDGMGVAFAGNAADDSNASTVFFNPAGTGEVGDQVAAGANLVLPESRFEDTGSNVSGADPGNIAEIVAIPNFYTTYQLNEDVGLGLALNSPFGVNSNYPGNWAGRYQALRTRLTTINLQPTISWSPNDWLSIGGGVMVLYGDAHISNAVDLPGTLPDGSIDQTSNGWGVGANIGAIVKLASETTFGITYRSAIDLKLTGTADYTGAIPVLPAEQGNSTTLNLPNMVTVGITQQLNDWEVLAGVTWTEWSRFESFDVEFDSSPTVSITQDWKNTWRASIGTRWNFYESFIASLGFAYDESPVPNSVRRSPRFPDSDRYWLTTGLSGRLTESMTFALTYAHIFFVNAPINNTDAQGHQLVGNYDTSANIISAQVAWAF from the coding sequence ATGAGTACCTCGAATAACCTGACTGAACTACGACCTTACTTATTTTCTAAAACTTTAAACTACTGCTGTTCATTCATTCTGTTGGCGGCTTCGCTTGGCCATGGTGCTGGTTTTTTTATTCAAGAACAGAGCGTTGATGGAATGGGAGTCGCATTTGCTGGCAATGCTGCTGATGATAGCAATGCCTCTACAGTATTCTTCAATCCTGCCGGGACTGGCGAAGTAGGGGACCAGGTTGCTGCTGGAGCCAACCTGGTGTTGCCCGAATCGAGATTCGAGGATACCGGATCAAATGTCAGTGGAGCGGACCCCGGAAACATTGCGGAGATCGTGGCCATCCCCAATTTTTATACTACTTATCAATTGAACGAAGATGTGGGGCTTGGTCTTGCCCTTAATTCCCCGTTCGGTGTGAACAGCAATTATCCAGGTAATTGGGCTGGGCGTTATCAGGCTCTGAGGACACGCTTAACAACAATCAATCTTCAGCCAACAATCTCTTGGAGTCCAAACGATTGGTTAAGCATTGGTGGTGGGGTAATGGTTTTGTATGGTGATGCCCATATTAGTAACGCAGTTGATCTGCCAGGAACCTTACCGGATGGATCAATTGACCAAACTTCCAATGGTTGGGGAGTCGGTGCCAATATTGGAGCTATTGTGAAGCTCGCCTCTGAGACGACTTTTGGCATCACATACAGGAGTGCCATCGATTTGAAATTGACCGGAACTGCGGATTACACCGGTGCCATTCCGGTTCTTCCAGCAGAACAGGGTAACAGCACCACACTGAATCTGCCCAACATGGTGACTGTTGGGATCACCCAACAACTGAACGATTGGGAAGTTCTGGCTGGAGTGACTTGGACAGAGTGGAGCCGCTTTGAAAGCTTCGATGTCGAGTTTGATTCCTCTCCCACTGTAAGTATTACACAGGATTGGAAGAATACCTGGCGGGCATCGATCGGAACACGATGGAACTTTTATGAAAGCTTCATTGCTTCACTGGGCTTTGCTTATGATGAGTCACCGGTTCCAAATTCAGTGAGACGCTCTCCACGTTTTCCCGATTCTGACCGTTACTGGCTGACCACAGGGTTGAGCGGTCGTCTGACTGAGAGTATGACCTTTGCCCTGACCTATGCCCATATTTTCTTCGTGAATGCTCCAATTAATAATACCGATGCTCAAGGGCATCAGTTGGTTGGAAATTACGATACTTCGGCTAATATTATCAGTGCCCAGGTTGCATGGGCGTTTTAG
- a CDS encoding ATP-binding protein, giving the protein MVSKSDTESHSWLLQQWESEVNRTILKGQPSNMLLSWLLACFFAVVVGFESTWPPVVVWLGLMVVASALRMLIWGALKKGHLNLDSNKTAHRWLVLNTLITGVPWGAAGFYFWALHDTTISSFTIFILGGVTAGAIPLMAASRQIYAVFIITCLAPITVRFFIEPAFAGKFMGLVMSFYIFFMIRQAVRYRDVLWERFRLTSDKDKLIKDLGREIDDHRKTEDMLRAEKERAESASRAKTDFVATMSHEIRTPLNSLVGGVQLIRNEKVTPQLEEAVELLELSSQSLLSIVSDILDFSKIEDGKMEVEHVPFNPVRPIFEVHMLYKAEAEKRGLAFTLNVSPSIPRRLVGDPGRIRQILINLIGNALKFTHKGEISITADYDSAGKTWKIVCSDTGTGIAQEYKRLIFEPFRQADSSMSRKFGGSGLGLAICESLAKAMGGSISLSTELGMGSKFTLKLPAEVAKGSANEELSEDVSKSTETTQLSGRVLLFEDDPVSQRVMNMLLTREGLAILNASDGKAGLEILEREKVELVLMDLQMPGMDGFETTRRIRMLPEDSATSAEVIVIALTANTTTEIRQRCLEAGMEGFVSKPLKIEQLRPFLYEYLE; this is encoded by the coding sequence ATGGTTTCCAAATCTGACACAGAGTCCCACTCCTGGCTGTTGCAGCAATGGGAATCCGAAGTCAATCGAACCATACTAAAAGGCCAGCCAAGCAACATGTTGCTTTCATGGCTTCTGGCCTGTTTTTTTGCGGTAGTCGTTGGATTTGAGTCCACTTGGCCGCCGGTTGTGGTGTGGCTTGGGCTTATGGTCGTGGCATCTGCGCTACGCATGTTGATCTGGGGTGCTCTGAAAAAGGGACACCTGAATCTTGACTCAAACAAAACTGCGCACCGTTGGTTAGTCCTAAACACTTTGATCACTGGTGTTCCCTGGGGGGCGGCAGGATTCTATTTCTGGGCGCTTCACGACACGACAATTTCATCTTTTACTATTTTTATTCTTGGTGGCGTGACGGCTGGAGCCATTCCTCTGATGGCAGCATCCAGACAGATTTATGCCGTTTTCATTATTACTTGTCTGGCTCCGATTACAGTTCGTTTTTTTATAGAACCAGCCTTCGCCGGTAAGTTTATGGGGCTCGTGATGAGCTTCTATATTTTCTTCATGATTCGCCAGGCGGTCCGGTATCGAGATGTGCTCTGGGAGCGGTTTCGCTTAACCTCAGATAAAGACAAACTCATCAAGGACCTGGGACGGGAGATTGATGATCATCGCAAGACGGAAGATATGCTGCGTGCTGAGAAGGAGCGTGCCGAGAGTGCGAGTCGGGCCAAAACTGATTTTGTTGCGACGATGTCGCATGAGATTCGAACTCCACTAAACAGCTTGGTTGGTGGCGTGCAATTGATACGTAACGAAAAAGTCACCCCTCAGTTGGAGGAGGCTGTCGAGTTGCTTGAGCTTAGTTCGCAGAGTTTGCTTTCCATTGTCAGTGACATCCTCGACTTTTCAAAAATTGAAGATGGCAAGATGGAAGTGGAGCACGTGCCCTTTAATCCAGTCAGACCCATCTTTGAAGTTCACATGCTCTACAAGGCGGAAGCGGAAAAGCGTGGATTGGCATTTACCTTAAATGTTTCTCCGAGTATCCCTCGTCGATTGGTAGGAGATCCAGGTCGCATTCGCCAAATCCTGATTAATCTAATCGGAAATGCGCTCAAATTTACCCACAAAGGTGAAATTTCAATAACCGCTGACTACGATTCCGCTGGAAAGACCTGGAAGATCGTTTGCAGTGACACAGGGACTGGAATTGCCCAGGAATACAAGCGGCTGATTTTTGAACCATTTCGCCAAGCGGATAGTTCCATGAGTCGAAAATTCGGAGGCAGTGGGCTTGGTCTTGCCATTTGCGAAAGTCTGGCAAAGGCCATGGGGGGAAGCATCTCATTGTCAACAGAACTGGGAATGGGATCGAAGTTTACCCTTAAACTTCCTGCTGAAGTTGCAAAGGGCAGTGCCAACGAAGAATTGAGTGAGGATGTATCTAAATCCACCGAGACAACTCAACTCTCTGGCCGTGTTTTACTGTTTGAAGACGATCCCGTAAGTCAAAGGGTAATGAATATGCTTTTGACCCGTGAAGGCTTAGCCATACTCAATGCTAGTGATGGGAAGGCAGGGCTTGAAATTCTGGAACGGGAGAAGGTGGAGTTGGTTTTAATGGATTTACAAATGCCTGGTATGGATGGATTCGAGACTACCCGCCGGATCCGAATGCTTCCTGAAGATTCCGCTACATCTGCTGAGGTAATCGTCATTGCATTGACGGCAAACACGACTACAGAAATAAGGCAGAGATGCCTGGAAGCAGGCATGGAAGGTTTTGTCTCAAAGCCCCTGAAAATCGAACAACTGAGACCATTTCTTTATGAGTACCTCGAATAA
- a CDS encoding glycosyltransferase family 9 protein: protein MPSILVIKPSSLGDITHALQVVESLRRQMPDVKITWVVRDTFAQLVEACETVDEVLVFERKSGLSAFRRLLAEIKSRHFDWVLDMQGLARSGLMAMAADCPRANKLGRSDARELSGFAYGRKVPLPPLIKAPAELEHPAEALDSEGEYHPSGAEQGGANAHAVDILLEFLPALGLEKRIDGELSFKARDVGRSLDRHEGAVVLFPSSRRAEKEWPFFKELASTLVLEDGLNLVWSDSKTIPAPDLPQDHFTDLSGKTSLMDMVELIQRASIVVCNDSGPMHLAAAMGKKIVAVFGPTNPERFGPYPLTAPGHFVLTAPGCDLQQLSVERVASVVRKALVGSQC from the coding sequence ATGCCTTCGATTCTCGTTATAAAGCCTTCGTCCCTTGGGGATATCACACACGCCTTACAGGTTGTGGAGTCGTTGCGACGACAGATGCCAGATGTAAAGATCACCTGGGTGGTGCGTGACACGTTTGCGCAATTGGTTGAAGCATGTGAAACAGTCGATGAGGTTTTGGTTTTTGAACGCAAGTCCGGCCTGTCTGCATTCCGAAGGCTTTTGGCTGAAATCAAGTCAAGGCACTTTGATTGGGTTCTGGACATGCAGGGGCTGGCACGTAGTGGTTTGATGGCGATGGCAGCTGATTGCCCGCGGGCAAATAAGCTTGGTCGCTCCGATGCGCGCGAGTTATCCGGTTTTGCTTACGGGAGGAAGGTCCCTTTGCCGCCATTGATAAAAGCTCCTGCTGAGCTTGAACACCCCGCTGAGGCACTGGATTCAGAAGGAGAGTATCATCCAAGTGGAGCAGAGCAGGGTGGTGCTAATGCGCATGCGGTTGATATTCTCCTTGAATTTCTGCCTGCGCTTGGTTTGGAGAAACGTATTGATGGAGAGCTCAGCTTCAAAGCACGCGATGTGGGGAGATCTTTGGATAGGCATGAGGGAGCGGTTGTGCTTTTTCCATCAAGTCGGCGCGCTGAGAAGGAGTGGCCATTCTTTAAGGAACTTGCCTCTACTCTGGTGCTTGAAGATGGCCTTAATCTCGTCTGGTCGGATTCGAAAACAATCCCTGCTCCGGATTTGCCACAGGATCACTTTACGGATTTATCTGGCAAGACTTCACTCATGGATATGGTCGAGTTGATCCAGCGAGCATCAATTGTTGTCTGTAATGACAGCGGGCCAATGCATCTCGCTGCTGCGATGGGGAAAAAGATAGTCGCTGTCTTTGGCCCAACCAATCCGGAGCGCTTTGGGCCTTATCCTTTGACTGCGCCCGGGCATTTTGTGCTGACTGCTCCAGGCTGTGATTTGCAGCAGCTATCCGTCGAACGTGTGGCTTCCGTAGTAAGGAAGGCTCTGGTTGGGAGCCAATGTTGA